GGGATCAATGATAAGCGATGATGTGTATGCTATGTTCTTTTCTAAAGATGCTTTTGACCGTTCCAATCTCACAAAAGAGGAGTTTGCCTTGTTGAAAGAACAGGAAAAAAATAAGGAACAAGATAAGAGCAAAGACAAAAAAAGTGCTCCTCTTAAGAAAGGAAAGAAAGATGCCAAGGACAAGGCTGAGAAAGACTCTGTAAAGAAAGACATTACGATAGACTGGGAGAATCTGACCGACCGTAAAAAGAAGCTGACTACTTACACCGGAGCCACAAGCGACTGGGTTCTATCAAAAGATGGAGAAAAACTGTTCTATCTTACTGAGGTAGACAATGGCAATGACCTTTGGGTAACCGAGTTACGCAAGAAAGAGACAAAGCTATTAAGCAAACTTGGAGCAAACAATCCTAAAATGGAACTCTCTTCCGATGGTAAATTCCTGTTTATTTTGGCTGGTGGAAAGGCGATGAAGGTTGATTGCGAATCTGGTAAATCTGAAAGCCTTAATGCAAATGGTGAAATGGTCCTCGACAGAGCTGCTGAAAGAGAGTATATCTTTGACCATGCATGGCGCCAGCTGAAAGAGAAATTCTATGTAGAGAATCTGCATGGCGTTGACTGGGACTTCTACCATAGTGAATACAAAAAATTTCTGCCATACATAAACAACAATTACGACTTCGCAGAATTGCTAAGTGAGATGCTTGGCGAATTAAACGCTTCGCATACCGGAGGCGGATACCGTTACAATCAGCCAATGTCTGACCAGACTGCCTCTCTGGGTCTGTTCTACGATTACAATTATACCGGAAAGGGACTTCGTGTAGCCGAAGTGATTGAAAACGGACCGATTGATAAAGCTGCATCTAAAGTAAAACCTGGTACTGTTATTGAGAAGATAGACGGACAAGAACCTGATTCTGTTGACTTCTATAAGTTGCTAAACAGAAAAACTGACAAGTTGACTCTGCTTTCTGTTTACAATCCTGCTACAAACAAGAGATGGGAAGAAACAGTGAAACCAATCTCTATTAATGAAGAAGGTGAATTACTTTACAAACGTTGGGTGAAGAACCGTCGTCAGGAGGTAGAAGAATTATCTGGTGGTAAGATTGGTTACATCCACGTTCGTGCCATGGACGATGCAAGTATGAGAACTGTTTACGAAGAAGCTTTGGGACGCAACATCGGCAAAGAGGCATTGATTATTGACACCCGCTTTAACGGCGGTGGAAATATCCACGAACAACTGTCCGACTTCCTGAATGGAAAAAGATATATGGACGTTATTCCTCACGGACAATATGTAGGTTCCGAACCGGGCGAGAAATGGACAAAACCATCTATCGTTCTTGTTAGTGAAAGCAACTATTCTGATGCTCACTTATTCCCTGTTGCCTACAAACTGAAAGGCGTTGGCAAGACTTTGGGTATGCCTGTACCGGGAACCGGAACGTTTGTATGGTGGGAAACTCAAATTGATCCGACTCTGAACTTCGGAATTCCAATGGGCGGATGGCGTACTCCTGACGGAAAGTTTTGTGAGAATAACCAGCTTGAGCCAGACATTAAAGTACTTAACAACCCTGACATTCTTTCCTCTGGAAGAGATGAACAGATTGAAGCTGCTGTGAAGGAATTAATGAAGAAATAAATTAGTGAACAAAATAGTCTGATTCGGTTATCAGAACAACTGGATTTCAGGCTCTTAATAGATGAAAAAGGAGAATGTAAGGGATAATCCCAACATTCTCCTTTCTTCGTTTTATAACCATACTAATAGCAATAAAATCCATTGCTCAATGGCTGAAATTTATTGGAGAATAAAAGAAAAAGCATTGGTGAATAAATTAAATTTATTGGCCAATGCTTTTATCTTATTTATATTCTCTACCAAATAGAATGGCAGATTATATTTCAGCTATAGATTTTCTATACTCCGCTAAATGAACTGAATCCACCATCAATAGGAAGTACCACTCCGGTAATGAAGCTTGCTGCATCACTGCAAAGGAACTGAACCGCACCATTAAGTTCCTTGATATCACCAAAACGCTTCATTGGAGTCTTTGCCAGTACCTTCTGACTGCGTTCTGTCAATGATCCATCTGGGTTGATAAGTACGGCTCTGTTCTGATTGCCGATAAAGAATCCGGGAGCAATAGCATTTACTCTGATCTTTTCATTGAATTTAGTAGCCATCTCCATAGCCAGCCATTTGGTAAATATCTCGATACCACTCTTTGCAATAGAATATCCCGGTACACGGGTCAACGCTTCAAATGTAGCCATTGATGAAACATTGATGATATTTCCAAATCCTTGTTTTGCCATTATTTCACCAAAAACAAGGCAAGGGTAAACAGATCCGTTCAGATTGAGATCAACCACCTTATTCATGTCGGCAATCTTCATATCAAATATGGTCTGGTCTTGTGTTAGTGTTCCTCCGGGAATATTTCCACCAGCTGCATTTACAAGGATATCTACTCTTCCCCAACGATCAAGGATATTATCCTTCACCACCTTAAGTTCTTCAACATTAAGTACGTTGCAAGTCACACCCAAAACTTCGCCTAGTGGTGACAATTCAGTGATAACCTTATCTACATTCTCCTGATGAGCACCAATAATCAGTACTTTTGCACCGGCTTCGAGAAAGCCTCGTGCAATATTGCTACCTAATACACCGGAACCACCAGTAACAATAGCTACTTTTCCGGCAATGCTAAACATTTCGTTCATTCTCTTATTTTGTTTTGTTTCCAGCCCAAATGTTAAGGGCGGAAGATATTTTTATTTTGATAATTCGTCTCTCACTGTTGCCATAATTCCATCTACCTGAGCAAGTGCGAACATGCGTCCGTGGAAAGAATAACCGGGATTATAACCTTTGTCGCCATCGTCGAGCATCAGTCTGCCGTGATCTACACGCATAGGCACTTCCGGTCTTTCCTTCTCAAAAATGCGAACCAGATCAATAACATGTCCTCTTCCACCCAGATGGGATGATTCCATAAAGTTACCATCCGATGTAGCTTCCGTACTGCGAAGATGCACAAAGTGAACACGATTCACATATTTCTTAGCCAATACGGGCACATCGTTATGCAGTCCGGCGCTCAGCGAACCGGCACAGAAAGTGAGTCCGTTGTGTGGATTATCAACCGCATGAAGGAACCAGTCTATATCTGCTTCACCGGTAACAATGCGTGGAAGGCCAAGCATCTGGAAAGGAGGATCATCAGGATGCACGCACATGTTTATTCCATATTCATTGCACACGGGCATAATCTGTTCCAGAAAGTATTTCATATTTGCACGAAGCGCATTCTTGTCAATCCCTTTATATAAGTCGAGCAACCTGTTGAAGATAGCTACCGGATTCTGATCGCCTTCCTTGATATTTCCATTCACAAAGCCTTGTGTCTTAACAATGATGGTATTGATCAGATCGTCTTTCTCTGCTTCGGTAATGGTTTTATCCAGTTCGCGAACCTTTGCTAATTCTTCAGGTGTATAGTCCTTTTCAGCTCCCTCACGTTTTAGAATGTGGCAGTCAAAGTAAGCAAAGCGGATTTTATCGAAGTAAAGCGAGCTGGTACCATCGGGCCATGGATGTTCCAGGTCCGTACGAATCCAATCGATCACCGGCATAAAGTTGTAGCAAACGGTCTTCACGCCTGCCTTACCCAGATTAGCCAGACTTACTTTGTAATTAGCTATCAGCTGATCCCTGTCCGCCCCGGCATACTTGATGCTTTCGCTAACGGGCAAACTCTCCACAACCGACCACCGAAGGCCTGCTGCTTCAATATAATCTTTAAGTTCCTTTATCGCTTCGAGTGTCCATATTTCCCCATTGGGTACATCGTGCAGGGCAGTCACAATGCCCTCCACTCCTATCTGTCTCAGCATGGAAAGAGTAATCTTATCCTTCTTGCCAAACCATCTCCAGGTCTTTTCCATTTATCTTTCTAATTATGATGTTGTAAATTTAGTTTTATCTTCTTCAAGTCGCCCAGTTCATTCACAGGGCGTTCTATGTCATAAGGAATAGGTTGGTGTGAGAATGTCTGGAAATAAAGCAGACAAGCATCTTTCCACCAAACAGCATCCTTGCTTTGTATCTTCAGGCGAGACTGCACCTCTTTAAAACGCTGCGCGTCAACATAAGGTTCCATTCTGTCCCATGTCTTCTGGAATTCACGTACTTGCTGCGCTCCTTTGTCATAGGTATAGCAAAGCTTTTCCCATAAAGTCTGTCCGTTATGCATTTTATAGCTCCATGGTACATGATGAAACCAAAGGATAAGCTGTTCGGGGCAACTGCTCAGGTCATTGTATTGTTCCCGAAGAGGAGAATTATACTGACTAACAGAGTTACTACCGGAAAGTGTACGGTTAAACCCAATACCCAATGAATCAGCTTTATGATAATAAGACGGTAGCCAGTCGGGCCTTGCACCTTCAACAGCGCACCAAGGCTCGGGACCGTAATGATGTCCCCAGGCAAACAAGTGATGAAGTCCCAAAGGCATCATGTAATTTACCACAGCCTCCCGTGATTCAAGCATCATCTTTTTTACAGGTTCCACAAATTCTTTCTTATCATTGAAGGTAAGCTTAATCCATTCGTCGGCAATCTGACCGGAAGTCAGCTCATGATTCCATGCCAACCTACCAAAAGCATACCAGTTGGCCTGAGCAAAATGATGTCCGCACCAGTTGGCATCTTCACCAATATTTGCTACCCCGGCAATGGCCGTGAGTGAATTGGGTAAGAGAGAACCATCCGTTACCTTGGCAACAGTAGAACTTTTCCCTGAACAATAAGTATCACTATCCAGACACTCTTTATAAAGCGGAGCCAGAAAAACCAAATGATTAGATTCACCCAGGTATTCCTGTGTAATCTGAAACTCAGGCATGATAGGCGTATGCTTCATGGCACCAAACAAAGCGCTGATCGGTTCACGAGGTTGGAAATCAATCGGGCCATTCTTCACCTGAAGAATCACATTGGAACGAAACTTTCCATCGAGGGGAAGGAATTCTTTGTAAGCTTGTCCAGCTCTGTCGTCCATTCCGGACTTATAAACAAAGGCACGCCACATCACTATTCCGTGGTAAGGTTTCAAAGCATCGGCCAGCATATTGGCTCCGTCGGCATGTGTACGCCCAAAATCCTGTGGACCAGGAAGTCCTTCTGAATTGGCTTTCACCAAAAATCCTCCAAAATCAGGGATCAGTGAATATATTTCCTTTGCCTTTGCAAACCACCAACGGCGAACATCTTTGTTCAAAGGGTCAGAAGTTGGCAGTCCACCCAGTGCAGCTGGCGAAGAAAAGTTAACAGAAAGATAAACACGAATGCCATACGGACGAAACACCGCGGCCAGTGCTTTTACTTTCTGCAAATAAGCTGCACTAAGAATCTCAGGACTGGCATTTACATTATTAAGTACCGTTCCGTTTATACCAATTGAAGCATTGGCACGGGCATATTCTTTATAGCGAGAAGACAGTTTTCCAGGAAGATCTTCCCATTTCCAGAGTGAGTGTCCTGCATATCCTCGCTCAATTGTTCCGTCCGGATTATCCCAATGGTTAAGCACTCTGATTTTATAAGCAGGTTTCTCTTTTACATTCATAGAAGATGGAAAAGGAAGAGCCGTCTGTATGGTTCTCAAAAGGTTGAATACAGCATACATCACTCCAGTTTCCCCCTCAGAAGCAAGTACCAGACAATCTTTACCCTGATGTTTCATTGTACGTATAATGAAGCCTTCATTTCCTAATACCTGCAGTTCCTTGCTTAATCCAAATGGTTGAATAAGTTTACTATTTTTTGTTCCAATTACGAGCGAATGTTCCTGAACCGAACGAGTAACAGGCAGTTCTGTTCCGGTAAGTTGTCTCCATGCAGTCTGCAATTCGCCAAAAGCCAAATTGTCTGACGGTTCATCACAAGCCACTGATGTAATCACAGACGATAAAGCCTTAACCTGATTATCTGGAAGTGACTGATAGCGAAGCCATAGTTGCGAACCATCCTCAGCAAAAACAATTCCGGGAATAAAAACAAATAATAATGTATAAAAATATAATTTCATTATATACTTTTTTAAGGTGACACAAATATACTTTCTATTTTATAATAAGAATCACAAAACAGAATATTTTAATGAGATAAACAGACTGACAAATTCGTATCTTACATGAACATCTTTCACATAAGATACGAAAAGTCACCAACTATGTAATTTAAGTCTAGAAAAAGCTTCTGGAATATTATTCCTTCACATAATATGTATTTCCGGTAACCAGAACATCCTTCTGCACCACTTGCTTGGAAGCAATAGATTTAGCATCCGGTTGCTTGCCACCTACAGAAATCTGAACTGTACCAGCCTCAACCACAGCAAAGTTATCCTTGTTGCGTGCCGACATTTGAATAGGTTTCAAAGTGAACTCAACCTCTTTGGTTTCTCCAGCTTTCAGATGAACACGTTTAAATCCCTGAAGAGAACGAATGGCAGTCTTCAATTTGCTATCAGGAAGAGATACATAAAGTTCAGCTACTTCATCACCATCATACTTTCCAGTGTTCTTTACTTCTGCAGTTGCCTTGATTTCTTCTCCTGCTTTTATTGAAGATGGGGCATTTTTGATAGCGTATTCAAAAGTAGAATAACTCAAACCGTAACCAAACTGATAAAGAGGTTCACCTTTAAAATAACGATAAGTCTTGCCAGTCATATCATATTCAGTGAAGGCAGGAATCTGGTCAATTGATTTGTAAAAAGTTAGCGGTAATCGTCCGGATGGATTGTAATCACCAAAGAGAACATCAGCAATGGCAGTTCCACCACCTTGCCCCGGGTACCAAGCCTCAACAATAGCAGGAATATTTTCATTTTCCCAGTTAAAGGCAAGTGCACTTCCGTTAAGCAATACCAATACTGTAGGTTTTCCCAGTTTCTGAATCTCACGAATAAGGTCGGTCTGCGTGTTTGGTAATTTAATATCCAGACGGTCACCACCCGAGAATCCTTCTACTTTTACAGGCATTTCTTCACCTTCGAGCAGCGGACTAAGTCCCATGCAAAGAACAACAACATCCGATTTTTTAGCCAGCTCAATAGCTTCTTGTTTTAAATTTGGCTTTGGAGTATCCCACAACAGACGCATAATAGAATATTCAGTATTGTTCTGAGTATATTCCAGACGAATATTATATGCTTTACCAGCTTCCAAAGTCATCAACTCATACAATTTACGGGGATGATGAATATCATTCCATTTAGTAACTAGTTTATCATTTATATATAGGTTAAATCCAGAAAAGCCTTCACCACCAAGAGCATACTCACCGGTAACCGGAGGAACAAGCACCCCACTCCACTTAGCGGAGAAATGGTCATACTTCAGATCTTTAAACGGAGGTGTTGTTCGCCATACAAAATCTACATTCTTATCAATACGTGAATGAACCGGTTTACCTTTCCAATCACTGTTATTGTAATAGTCAGCCTTTAAACCTTTTTGCTGCATAGTTGCATCGGTAAATAGATAATCTGTAGGAACAGCAGAGAAGTAAGGAAGCTTCTCGGCCAATGGGCAACCCTGTGCAAAGGTAACTTCAGCATTAGGAAGTTTTTCACGAAGTCCGGTAAGTGGAGTTTTAGGATTGGTAGGATAACCATTGTAATTTCCAAGTAATACTTCCAAGTCGTTAGCATTAGGTCCAATCACTGCAACCTTCTTCACATCCTTGCTCAAAGGAAGTATATTGTTTTCATTCTTCAGCAGAACAATAGATTTACGGGCAGCATCAACAGCCAAAGCCTGATGCTCTTTGCTATCAACCACGCTGAATGGAATCTTAGAGTATTTCACCATCTCCTGAGGATCGAATTGTCCCAGTTTCATGCGGGCAAGAATTATTCGCTTTACGGAAACATCCAGTTCTTTTTCTGTTACCAATCCCTTCTTAACAGCATCAGCTAAATGAATATAGGTGTCGCCACAATTCAGATCTGTTCCTGATTTTATCGCCATAGCAGCAGCTTCCTCAGGAGTAGCCACTATATGATGCCCGGTTTTCTCATAGAAGTCGCGGATAGCCCAACAGTCGGATACGATGTAACCCTTGAATCCCCATTGCTTACGAAGCATCTCTTCCAGAAATTTATTACCACAGCAAGGTGCACCGCGAAAACTTTGATAAGCACACATCACAGAGTAAACTTTGGCTTCCTCTACTGTCTTCTTGAAATGCGGAGTATAGGTTTCTGCCATATCATAATCACTTGGCCATACATCAAAAGAGTGACGGGTAGATTCCGGTCCGCTATGAACTGCGAAGTGTTTTGCAGTAGCAATCAGTTTATAGTATTTAGGATCATTGCCCTGCAAACCCTTGATAAAAGGAACAGCCAGTTCACCTGTCAGATAAGGATCTTCGCCATACGTTTCCATTCCTCTACCCCAACGTGGATCACGGAAAATATTGATATTTGGCGTCCAGTAAGTCAACCCCTGGTAAATACCTCTTTTGCCCCGGGAAGCATATTCGTGATGCTTTGCCCGAGCTTCATCAGATATTGCATCGGCAATGGCGAACATTCCGTCACTGTCCCACATAGATGCCATACCAATGGCCTGTGGAAAAACTGTGGCTCTTCCCGAACGGGCAACTCCGTGAAGACATTCATTCCAAAAGTTGTGAGCAGGAATACCTAGTCGTGGTATCTCCGGTGAGTCATATCTCACAATCTGAACTTTCTCTGCCAATGTCATTCTGGAAACTAAATCTTCCGTCCGTCGTTCAAAGCTCAGAGACGTATTCTTATACGGAGGTATCTTGGCACTTGATGTTCCAAAACCTATTAACCCACACGCCAGGAGAAGATATCTGCAGTACTTTTGTGCTTTCATGACTATTGTATTTTCTGTTAATCTTATTTTAATGCTATTTATTTGTTCTGAACGGAGAAGCAGGAAGTCCCTCTTTGTTTCTAAGATTTGCACCTTGAGGATTATCAGCCCAGGCGTATCTCACAGAAACCGGATTCTTTATATCATTATTCCATACCACGACCTTATTTCCAACTATTCTTGCTTTTGCCCAGACAAACTTATTATTGGAACCGGCAATAGCAAATCCCTTTAGTTCACCTTTAGCTGTTAACCCGCTTCCTACACTTGTAAAGGAAAGAAGAGCCTGATTTCCTTTAATGACCATCGATTTATAGATAGGACCTGAACTAACCAAATTCTTTTCTCCATAAGCTATTTTCTGAGCAGCCAGAGATAATCTGTGGCCAACAGCTTTTTTATTTAGCGGATGAACATCGTTCCATTCACCTAAATCAATAGCAACAACCACTGCCGTATTTGGTATCTTCAGTGCACTTAGCTGAGCTTCCCTTAACATAGCCCAGTTGCTTTCAGACGGTTCTTTCTTTGCTTCCATAAAATTAGGCAACTGCATACAGATGAAAGGCAGGTTTGGATTGCCCCATTTATTTCTCAGATTGTTAATCAGAGAGGAAAGCATGAATTCATATTCACCGGAACGACCAGTATTCGATTCTCCCTGATACCATACTGCCCCTTTGATTGCATAATCTGTTATCGGTGCTATCATGGCATTATAAAGTCCAAAAGGTTTATATTGAAAGGTAGTTGTTGACTTCATCGGTTCCATCCGGGCACCAACCTTATATTTCCAATCGCCTTTCAAATCTATTTCACTATTACCGACAATCAGTTTATAAGGTTTGTCTTTTACAAAACCACCCTGACCACTATAGCTAATCACCCTGATGGTTATAGTATTGGCACCCTCTTTCAAAAGTACGGCCGGAATGGTGTATATACGTGGAGGATACTGGTATGAAATTGTTCCCACAAAAGTTCCGTTCACAAAGACTGAGTCGCAATCAACAACACATCCAAGTCTCAATGTAGCCTGCTTGCCAACCATTGAAGCCGGCATATCAATTGTTTTCCTGAGCCACACGGAAGTATTCAGTCCTTTCATTCCATTATCCGACCAGGAAGAAGGAAGATTCATTGTTCCCCAGTCGGAAGCATCAAGTTCTTTATCAAACCATTTTGTAGAACCGGAAATTCCCTTATCGGCTTTATAGAGCGCTATATTCCATTCTTTAACCATTTTACCTTCGCTTGTCCGTATACTGTCCATATATCCGGCTTTACGAAGTACTCTTGAACTCTCCTGATAAGCAGGATATTGGTTCAATCTATCTTCTGGTAACCAGGCTTCAATAGGTGAACCTCCCACAGCCGATCTGATTATACCAACCGGAACACCGTATTTCTGATACAAATCCTTTGCAAAGAAATAGGCCACAGCAGAGAAACGAAGAACGTCCTTTGGATTAACTGACTGCCACGTTCCGCCTGAAAGGTCTTGTGTCGGAGCATTGAAGTCATATTTTAAAGGAACAGCAAATTCTCTGATTTTGCTATTGTTTGCGTTTTCAACTTCTGCTCTATAAAGATCAAGAACTCTGTTTATAGGGAGTTCCATATTAGACTGACCAGAACAAAGCCAGACTTCACCTATCAGAATGTCTTTTATCAGCTTATCGTTTACCTTCATAGTATAAGGACCACCAGCCTTCTGAGCTGGAAGTTTCACCAGCCACTTGCCGGAAGTATCAGCAACAGTGCGATACACTTTATTAAGAAATGAAATTTCAATCTTTTCCTGCGGAGATGCCCATCCCCACAATTTTAGTTCAGTGTTTCTTTGCAAAACCATGCCATCGGCAATGAGTCGTGGCAACCTCACCTCTGCATTGGCAAAGGCGACTGGAAGAATCAGGAAGAATAATAAAGCGATTCCTTTCCTTAGACTGGTTCTATGTGTTTGAGATAATATTTTCATTTGTTCATCAACTTTATAAATGCTACTTTACTTTGTTCAGGAACGGACTTTCCGGTGCTCCCAGATAACTTGGTTTCAAACCACCCATATCAAGCAATATTTTTTGCAGAACAATGCCCGGTTCAATGGCACGATACTTTATTGTATGAAGTCCAGCACCAGAAAAATGGTGCTTGGTTACCGATTCAATGATACTGTTTGCCACCCAACGTTCTCTTTCCCGTTCAGTAAACTTCTGGTTAAAGTTCACAATCTGTTCTTCTCCTCCGTCAATAGATACAGCATAGCGCAATCCTTTATTACCATTAAAGTTGAGTGTTGGTGAAAGAAGAAGTTTCAGTGTTGCATCACCCGAAGATTGCAAATAAACATCATATTCCAATGATACTCCGTTTGCCGCATCTTCCTGAGGAACAGCCGTAACCGGAGAAGTTGTAATGCCGGAAAGTGTTTTCCCTAGTCCGGGAATTATCTGCCAGGAAACCTTATCGTTATTATTTGCTGCGGAATAATGTTCAGCTTCAATGGATACACAACCGTTACTCTCCATAAATGTTCTGCGTTTCAGGTTCTCTGGAGTTTGTAAAGAGTAAGCTTCCACCTTTATAGTTATTGATTTACCTTTCGTCTTCACCACGATTTTGCCCTCGTGCTTTCCGACTGATAATTTATTCCAATCAATACTGATATTTATTCGCCTATCATTTCCAATTATTCCTTTATAATCTGAAATTATTAACCAATCATTTGAAGCTTTCAAAGTATATTCAAAAGGAGTTTCACCGGCATTAAACAAGTCAATGTAGTACTGTTGTTTAGCAAAAGAATCAAATGCCGGCAAACTGATTTCTGCTTTATTCAATGCAGCAACATCCTTTGAATCTTCTACCGCTACTCTCATATCAGCATCCTTGGAAGCAGCAACAAAAGATACTTTCGGCATCACATTCTTTTCAGGTTGCTGCCAGGATGTATATCCTATATGAGTTTGATCCATCATGTGATTCCACTTACCCCCGGCTATTTCTTTATTATAATGTATAGTCAGCAAGGAATCGCGTTCATAAAATTGTTTTACTTTCATTGCCCAATCATTAGCAGAAGTTCTGCCTTGAGCTGCATATAATTGATTAAGTGCTTGTGCGGCATACATTTCATTCAAGTTGGCACATGCCTGAATGGGGAACAATACTAACTGGTCGAATGCATCACGAGTATCGGATGGCAAACGGTTATAAAGCTCTGTAGCCTCTTTCTCTAGTTGTTTGTAATCTTTCACAACTCCGTCAAATTCACGGTAATTCACCGTACTGTATGTTCCCGCATTCAACAATTCAGGAGTAACTCTTCTATTATATTTAGTATATAGGTTAACCATTCTG
This genomic interval from uncultured Bacteroides sp. contains the following:
- a CDS encoding SDR family oxidoreductase, giving the protein MNEMFSIAGKVAIVTGGSGVLGSNIARGFLEAGAKVLIIGAHQENVDKVITELSPLGEVLGVTCNVLNVEELKVVKDNILDRWGRVDILVNAAGGNIPGGTLTQDQTIFDMKIADMNKVVDLNLNGSVYPCLVFGEIMAKQGFGNIINVSSMATFEALTRVPGYSIAKSGIEIFTKWLAMEMATKFNEKIRVNAIAPGFFIGNQNRAVLINPDGSLTERSQKVLAKTPMKRFGDIKELNGAVQFLCSDAASFITGVVLPIDGGFSSFSGV
- a CDS encoding glycoside hydrolase family 3 C-terminal domain-containing protein, coding for MKAQKYCRYLLLACGLIGFGTSSAKIPPYKNTSLSFERRTEDLVSRMTLAEKVQIVRYDSPEIPRLGIPAHNFWNECLHGVARSGRATVFPQAIGMASMWDSDGMFAIADAISDEARAKHHEYASRGKRGIYQGLTYWTPNINIFRDPRWGRGMETYGEDPYLTGELAVPFIKGLQGNDPKYYKLIATAKHFAVHSGPESTRHSFDVWPSDYDMAETYTPHFKKTVEEAKVYSVMCAYQSFRGAPCCGNKFLEEMLRKQWGFKGYIVSDCWAIRDFYEKTGHHIVATPEEAAAMAIKSGTDLNCGDTYIHLADAVKKGLVTEKELDVSVKRIILARMKLGQFDPQEMVKYSKIPFSVVDSKEHQALAVDAARKSIVLLKNENNILPLSKDVKKVAVIGPNANDLEVLLGNYNGYPTNPKTPLTGLREKLPNAEVTFAQGCPLAEKLPYFSAVPTDYLFTDATMQQKGLKADYYNNSDWKGKPVHSRIDKNVDFVWRTTPPFKDLKYDHFSAKWSGVLVPPVTGEYALGGEGFSGFNLYINDKLVTKWNDIHHPRKLYELMTLEAGKAYNIRLEYTQNNTEYSIMRLLWDTPKPNLKQEAIELAKKSDVVVLCMGLSPLLEGEEMPVKVEGFSGGDRLDIKLPNTQTDLIREIQKLGKPTVLVLLNGSALAFNWENENIPAIVEAWYPGQGGGTAIADVLFGDYNPSGRLPLTFYKSIDQIPAFTEYDMTGKTYRYFKGEPLYQFGYGLSYSTFEYAIKNAPSSIKAGEEIKATAEVKNTGKYDGDEVAELYVSLPDSKLKTAIRSLQGFKRVHLKAGETKEVEFTLKPIQMSARNKDNFAVVEAGTVQISVGGKQPDAKSIASKQVVQKDVLVTGNTYYVKE
- the uxuA gene encoding mannonate dehydratase, whose product is MEKTWRWFGKKDKITLSMLRQIGVEGIVTALHDVPNGEIWTLEAIKELKDYIEAAGLRWSVVESLPVSESIKYAGADRDQLIANYKVSLANLGKAGVKTVCYNFMPVIDWIRTDLEHPWPDGTSSLYFDKIRFAYFDCHILKREGAEKDYTPEELAKVRELDKTITEAEKDDLINTIIVKTQGFVNGNIKEGDQNPVAIFNRLLDLYKGIDKNALRANMKYFLEQIMPVCNEYGINMCVHPDDPPFQMLGLPRIVTGEADIDWFLHAVDNPHNGLTFCAGSLSAGLHNDVPVLAKKYVNRVHFVHLRSTEATSDGNFMESSHLGGRGHVIDLVRIFEKERPEVPMRVDHGRLMLDDGDKGYNPGYSFHGRMFALAQVDGIMATVRDELSK
- a CDS encoding S41 family peptidase → MKKIYVSLIIAIMATINAFGQDNPLWLRYTAISPDGKTILFTYKGDIYSVPATGGNASPLTISESYEYCPVWSKDGKSIAFASDRYGNFDVFVMPASGGEAKRLTFYSGNETPTSFTADNKHVLFSAYRQDLVTNAQFPVSVISELYSVPVEGGRVSQVFTTPALNATVNSTGDKLIYDDVKGYENLWRKHHTSSIAHDIWTYDFGTKKYIKLTSFNGEDRNPVFDSNNNDFYYLSEQSGSFNVCKSSLNNPASSQVLTHFTKNPVRFLTSSANNTLCFSYNGEVYTLQPGSEPKKVNINIANDGRSSLDKIIPVNGSFTEAKLSPNGKEFAYIYHGEIFVTSVEGGITKRITNTPWQERSVSFSPDGKSLVYAAEKDNNWNIYTTKIVRKEEPYFYASTVLKEEPVVATQAEEFQPAFSPNGKEVAYLENRVTLKVINLKSKVTRTIMTADKNYSYADGDQYYTWSPDSKWFLVEFGAPESVMSKEVGLVSADGKGEIRNLSLSGYDDFTPKWILDGQAMIWGSTRNGARQQGGSMISDDVYAMFFSKDAFDRSNLTKEEFALLKEQEKNKEQDKSKDKKSAPLKKGKKDAKDKAEKDSVKKDITIDWENLTDRKKKLTTYTGATSDWVLSKDGEKLFYLTEVDNGNDLWVTELRKKETKLLSKLGANNPKMELSSDGKFLFILAGGKAMKVDCESGKSESLNANGEMVLDRAAEREYIFDHAWRQLKEKFYVENLHGVDWDFYHSEYKKFLPYINNNYDFAELLSEMLGELNASHTGGGYRYNQPMSDQTASLGLFYDYNYTGKGLRVAEVIENGPIDKAASKVKPGTVIEKIDGQEPDSVDFYKLLNRKTDKLTLLSVYNPATNKRWEETVKPISINEEGELLYKRWVKNRRQEVEELSGGKIGYIHVRAMDDASMRTVYEEALGRNIGKEALIIDTRFNGGGNIHEQLSDFLNGKRYMDVIPHGQYVGSEPGEKWTKPSIVLVSESNYSDAHLFPVAYKLKGVGKTLGMPVPGTGTFVWWETQIDPTLNFGIPMGGWRTPDGKFCENNQLEPDIKVLNNPDILSSGRDEQIEAAVKELMKK
- a CDS encoding alpha-glucuronidase family glycosyl hydrolase, which gives rise to MKLYFYTLLFVFIPGIVFAEDGSQLWLRYQSLPDNQVKALSSVITSVACDEPSDNLAFGELQTAWRQLTGTELPVTRSVQEHSLVIGTKNSKLIQPFGLSKELQVLGNEGFIIRTMKHQGKDCLVLASEGETGVMYAVFNLLRTIQTALPFPSSMNVKEKPAYKIRVLNHWDNPDGTIERGYAGHSLWKWEDLPGKLSSRYKEYARANASIGINGTVLNNVNASPEILSAAYLQKVKALAAVFRPYGIRVYLSVNFSSPAALGGLPTSDPLNKDVRRWWFAKAKEIYSLIPDFGGFLVKANSEGLPGPQDFGRTHADGANMLADALKPYHGIVMWRAFVYKSGMDDRAGQAYKEFLPLDGKFRSNVILQVKNGPIDFQPREPISALFGAMKHTPIMPEFQITQEYLGESNHLVFLAPLYKECLDSDTYCSGKSSTVAKVTDGSLLPNSLTAIAGVANIGEDANWCGHHFAQANWYAFGRLAWNHELTSGQIADEWIKLTFNDKKEFVEPVKKMMLESREAVVNYMMPLGLHHLFAWGHHYGPEPWCAVEGARPDWLPSYYHKADSLGIGFNRTLSGSNSVSQYNSPLREQYNDLSSCPEQLILWFHHVPWSYKMHNGQTLWEKLCYTYDKGAQQVREFQKTWDRMEPYVDAQRFKEVQSRLKIQSKDAVWWKDACLLYFQTFSHQPIPYDIERPVNELGDLKKIKLNLQHHN